The window GCCGGTGCTGCCAACGCTGCTATATTCAATGTTTTCAGAAGAGTTAAATCCCAAGCtttgtatattttgatCCCAGCCAGCATTTACTGGGTTTGGTGGACTAACGGTGAGCAATATAACAATTATTTGTACACCAAGGCTGGTAGAGAAGAATTAGAAAGAGTTAATGTCTGAATGGTACATCATTTTGGTTATATgaggtaaaaaaaaaaaaaagaaagaaagaaaaaaaaacatatatttttgtctatttatttattcgtTTTATAAGTATATACTATTTAATATgctattatttattcattttgcTTAACTAATCAGAAagacaaaagaaaaaaaataatatttcacATGTTTTGTTTAGTAATTTTAAAtcgttaaaaataaaagttctCCGAGACGGGGAATCGAACCCCGATCTGGCATGCGACAAACGCCAATTCTAACCGTTAAACTATCTCGGAAAATACGATATGATTCTGATTCAGCATAGCAGCTAAAGCAAAAtgtgtttatttattgaatatatatatataaaattggagttaaaaaaaaaaaattaagggtgcgtaaaaaaagaaggaaacAAATTATATTGTTCACGCTTATTGGTAATCATCCCCCTCCTCTTTCCTCTTTCCTATTTCCTCTTtgtcatcttcatcatctcTCTTCCCCTTTCAATTTCTTACTGTATTAATACTTTACCATTGGTTATACAACTAACAAAACCACCAAATCAAACATAGAGTTATAAAAAGATAGGATTATAAAGGGATATTAAATATCCCCTCGTAGGTTATATTCCATAGCATTTACAACATATGTCAAACAAAGACTTGAAAACAATCCAAAACACAGAAAGAACAGTCAAATTTTTGAACAATGACCATAAAAATGAGGGTGTATCAGATAGGAAAACAACCATCACCGATGAACCAGATCATTCGCAAGCGAAGAGTGACGGTggcaacaaaaataacCTTGTAAGGGTCTATTCAGATACAGAGAAatctaattttaataatataacgGGTCAGCGGTTGTACGACGATTTAAAGTATCGCCCAATACACCATGAACATTTTTACACTTATGGAAGTAATGTTAATGACATAGTTAATGACAATGAATGTATTATTCCACcattaaagaaaaggaCTAATAACAACATCAATAACTATGTAACTACTAGCGCCCAAAGTAAGAAAAGGGCAAGGAGATATTCTGAAGATCAACATGCTAAAATAAGTGGCCATGGTTTTTCCCATATGAATGCAAgcaatattaatatcaataacaaCGCTTATTTAGATATGACTGATGAGTACATACCAAATTTTGATTTCATAGCCAACGTGAACAAGTTTGCTGAATACTATGATTTAGACGGatataaaagtaataagATTAtgactaataataataataataataataatagtactaaaaatagaattacTAGTGATCATGGTATAGAGTTAGAAAATATGGAGAATTCGTCAAGATCTTCTTCCATTTCATCGTCTGTTTCATTTTCTGAACATAGTATGGTCAAACCAATAAAGGCGCCTGctgaaacaaaaaaaataggcGGTATAGAACCTGCTATTAAGGATACTCAATTTTGGAGAGATAATCTTTATTCTACCACTTCTAATACCATCATCACCGATGAAAGTGACATTTATAACAGCAGACCACAAAGTTACAATGATACTTCTGTTGATTATTCTAAATTGCCTGCTGATTTTGAGACACTACCCTTTTcccaaagaaaaaaaaccttgTTAGAATTATTTCCAGAACATGATTATAAGACAGTTATGAATTTACTTAAATCAAGAAAGAGATCGTTATCCTTGAAGCTGGCATCATCCGATAACAATGACACAAACATGCTTTTATTGTCAAAAGGATCTAATACAAgcattaataatagcagTAGCAGCAAACCTGATTATGCCTCCTTATGTTTAAAGACATTTAATAACCAATGTTCCTCACCACTGTCACCTATACTTTCACCATtacagcaacaacagcacTTTGATACTAAAGTTACTCCGGGTGATAGAGGTTCCCATGTTTTGGGGTATGTTTTaggaaaaattattggttATGGAGCGTGGGGTATCATACGAGAATGTTACAAACATAAGGAAGCAGCTGAAGCGGAAGAGGATATAAAAGCAATGAAGATTATCAAGTTTAGGGGCAATGCACAAGTGAAGGAAAGTTGTCTAAGAGAGGTTTTTATATGGTCTCAATTAAATAACgctaatattttaaagttaataTCATACGAAGAACACCCTGACGTTATGTTTTGCTTAACAAGCAGAATACATGGCGGAACCTTGTACGATTTAGTAGCTAAAGTTTGGAATAGTAAGTTGTTAAAATATACATTTGAACACAGATGTTATGAGACACAAAATTACCTATTGCAATTATTAGCagctttaaaatatttgcattttgaaaaaagcaTTGTCCATGGTGATAttaaattagaaaattgtttaataaccaaaaaagaaaatatattattgttgtgtGACTTTGGCATGAGTATTAAATTACACGAAGAGAAGGAGGGGATCGCAGAATATGGGaggaaaaacaaatcaCAAAATGAAATAAGCTCTGGATCGAAGTTCATGAAGATTTTACaggataaaaaattgacaCACGATGATACTCCATTAGGGATTAGTTccttcaaaaaaaagtttggtCCTGCCATGCAATCGGTTATGATTGGAAAAACAGAATATTTTCAGCACAATAAACAACATTCCAGAGACGACCAAGGTAATGACAAAATGAGAACGATGAATCAAATTGGATCTTTACCATATGCTGCACCGGAATTATTGGACCCCATTAAACGGCCGCCGATAAATGATAGGCAATTATCAAAGATGATGGTTGAACATAATGGATCTCGTActttatcatttaaatcGGATATATGGGCCTTAGGCGTGATGCTCTATGCGATGATTTGTGGCCGCCTACCATTTCATCATGAATATGAACCACGACTAAAGATGCTTATTATATCTGGTAAATATGATGgaaaaacattaaaagaaagaacCGGAGACCACCATAAAATGTTAAGGAATGTAATAATTGGGTGTTTACAGGTGGATATTGATAAAAGGTGGAGTTTAACTCAAGTTGAAAATGCAATATTAGATGCGAACAGTCAAAGACGTGTAGTTTAAGAAGTAGCTGTCAATGTagatttttaattatatatttaacgataatattcaatatggcttattatttacatcatagttgaaaaaaaaaaaaaaaaaaaaaggataaaaatgcaagaaatatatttttttacaactCATGAAGTCCGAATACCGAAGCGGatatttaattctttatgGATTTTAGTATACATGAAAATACTGTAAAcggtttttctttttttttttaatatttttgaaaacttttatttaaattgttCATGCTAATTCACTTTTGTATGGGGTCATTTTTTAGAATCTTTGTCCACAAAAGTTtgtgattttttattttttttttttttttttagaaaaaggATGAAACATAAGTTTTGTAAACTAGGGTATTCATCTATCTAAGCACAAATC is drawn from Saccharomycodes ludwigii strain NBRC 1722 chromosome V, whole genome shotgun sequence and contains these coding sequences:
- the QCR8 gene encoding ubiquinol--cytochrome-c reductase subunit 8 (similar to Saccharomyces cerevisiae YJL166W | QCR8 | ubiQuinol-cytochrome C oxidoReductase) — its product is MGGPQAKTYMGWWGHLGSPKQKHITSYAVSPFAQKPFAGAANAAIFNVFRRVKSQALYILIPASIYWVWWTNGEQYNNYLYTKAGREELERVNV
- the NNK1 gene encoding protein kinase NNK1 (similar to Saccharomyces cerevisiae YKL171W | NNK1 | Nitrogen Network Kinase), with translation MSNKDLKTIQNTERTVKFLNNDHKNEGVSDRKTTITDEPDHSQAKSDGGNKNNLVRVYSDTEKSNFNNITGQRLYDDLKYRPIHHEHFYTYGSNVNDIVNDNECIIPPLKKRTNNNINNYVTTSAQSKKRARRYSEDQHAKISGHGFSHMNASNININNNAYLDMTDEYIPNFDFIANVNKFAEYYDLDGYKSNKIMTNNNNNNNNSTKNRITSDHGIELENMENSSRSSSISSSVSFSEHSMVKPIKAPAETKKIGGIEPAIKDTQFWRDNLYSTTSNTIITDESDIYNSRPQSYNDTSVDYSKLPADFETLPFSQRKKTLLELFPEHDYKTVMNLLKSRKRSLSLKLASSDNNDTNMLLLSKGSNTSINNSSSSKPDYASLCLKTFNNQCSSPLSPILSPLQQQQHFDTKVTPGDRGSHVLGYVLGKIIGYGAWGIIRECYKHKEAAEAEEDIKAMKIIKFRGNAQVKESCLREVFIWSQLNNANILKLISYEEHPDVMFCLTSRIHGGTLYDLVAKVWNSKLLKYTFEHRCYETQNYLLQLLAALKYLHFEKSIVHGDIKLENCLITKKENILLLCDFGMSIKLHEEKEGIAEYGRKNKSQNEISSGSKFMKILQDKKLTHDDTPLGISSFKKKFGPAMQSVMIGKTEYFQHNKQHSRDDQGNDKMRTMNQIGSLPYAAPELLDPIKRPPINDRQLSKMMVEHNGSRTLSFKSDIWALGVMLYAMICGRLPFHHEYEPRLKMLIISGKYDGKTLKERTGDHHKMLRNVIIGCLQVDIDKRWSLTQVENAILDANSQRRVV